The genomic region CATGGTCCACTTTCGGATCCGGCCGGTCCTGAGCACGCGCATCGCGATACCGTCGAGGTCGGCCAGCCCGGCCGGATCGCTCGGCGCGGTTCGGCCCACCATGTAATCTGGCGCGGCGACCGCGACGACGTGGAGCGGCGCAAGCGTTCGGGCAACCGAGCCAGGCGACAGCTCAATCGCGCCACCGATGGCGGCGTCGTAACCTTCTGCAACCAGATCGACGACGCGGTTCTCAAGGTGCCATTCGGCCCGGATCAGAGGATACTGCGCGAGGAACCCGGGCAGGAGCGGCAGCACATGCGCCACCCCGAAGGAGGGGGCCATGCTGAGCTTCAGAAGACCCGCCGGTTTGGGTCCGTGTGCGGTGACAGCCGCAATCGCGCCCTGCAGCCGGTCCAGCGGGTCCCCTACCGAACCCAGAAAACTCTCCCCCGCTTCTGTCAGCTTCAGCCCCCGCGTCGAGCGGTAAAACAGCCGGACGCCCAGATTGCGCTCCAGAATGGCGACGTTGCGGCTGACCGCTGCTGGCGTCAGCCCTAACCGGCGGGCAGCCTCGGAGAAACTGCCGGACTCGGCACTCCGCACGAAGGCTTCAAGGTTTGAAAGAGTCTCCATAGCACCACCTTCAATGAATCGTTGAAGGAAAAGCAAGCCGTTCCGGACTAACGCCACCGACCCGCGTCAAGCACATTCACGCCAATCGCGAAGCAAAGTGGCGCAAAAGCCGATCCTGATGGCAGGCGTTCGGTCTTCTAAACCCATGGAGCAGAAACATGCCGTCCATTCCCAAACCGAGCCTGCTGCTCAGCCGTCGCGACGCACTGATCGCGGCGTCGGCGCTTGCGGTCGGTGCCGCTCCGATGGCTGCGTCGGCCGTGAGGGGTGTGCCGTCAACCACGCGCCGTTCTTTCACCCTCTTTCAGCTGACAGGCATCACGCCAACAAAGGATACCTACCATGTCTAAACGAACAGCGATCTTCCCCGCCAACCGACATGCACTCTATGAAGCGCATGGCTACTCCGCTGCGGTCCGCTCTGGCGATCTTCTTTTTGTCGCCGGGCAGGTCGGTAGCCGCAATGACGGCTCGCCTGAGCCGGACTTCGCGAAGCAGGTCGACCTTGCCTTCCAGAACCTCGAAGCCGTCCTGACGGCCGCCGGGGCGAGCTTCGACGACATCATTGATGTGACCACCTTCCACACCGACCCCGAAAAGCAGTTCGAGACGATCATGCCGGTGAAGAACAGGTTCTTCCCAGCGGCTCCCCACCCGACATGGACGGCAGTCGGCGTTAACTGGCTCGCCGGCTTCGATTTTGAAATCAAGGTGATCGCCCGCATTCCCGACCAAACCTAGCAGCCGCTGATCGGCCATGAGGGCTTGCCCAGACCAGAAGGCGAAAACCTCGGAAATCCGAAGGAGATTGAATATGCCGACTTTTCCCAAAAAGATCCGCTACAGGTCCCGTCAGATCGGCGACGTCGAGGTCTTCTATCGTGAGGCTGGACCGGCCGATGCCCCGGTCGTCCTGCTGCTGCACGGATTCCCGACGGCCAGCCACATGTTTCGTGACCTGATGCCGCTTCTGGCCGACCGCTACCGGCTCATCGCGCCCGACTTGCCCGGTTTCGGCCAGACCAAGGCGCCGCCACGCGGGACGTTCGACTATAGCTTCGACAGTCTTGCCCGGGTGATCGAAGGGTTCACCGAGGCCCTGTCGCTCGATCACTACGCGCTTTACATCTTCGACTATGGCGCGCCAGTCGGTCTGCGCCTCGCGATGCGTCACCCTGAACGGGTTTCCGCGATCATCAGCCAGAACGGCAACGCCTACACCGACGGTTTCAGTGACCAGTGGGGGCCGTGGGAGGAATACTGGCGCGATGCGAGCGATGCCAACCGCGAAGCCTGTCGCCCGTCGCTGTCAGCCGACACGATCAGGAACTGGCAATACGGCACCGGAGCCGATCCGGAGCGTCTTTCTCCCGATGGATACGAACTCGACATCGCCTATATGGCGCGACCGGGCGCAGAGGAAATCCAGCTCGACCTGATCCGCGACTACCGCACCAACGTGGCGCTTTATCCGGAATTCCAGGCGTATTTCCGCGCGCATCGCCCGCCGCTGCTGGCCACTTGGGGGCGTCATGATCCGGCCTTCATTCCCGCGGGTGCAACAGCCTACAAGCGTGACCTGCCGGACGCCGAAGTGCATTTGCTGGACGCGGGGCACTTCGCATTGGAGACGCACGCGGACGAAATCGCTGCGCGGATCCGTGAATTCCTCGGCCGCGTTCTGCCCATGAGGCACGAAGGCATCGAAACGCACTCGATGTCTGGAAACTGAATACCGGAATGACATGTCTCACATCCCCGAAGCCGCCTTGCAACAAGGCCTCGCCGTGCTGCGCCAGCGCCCGGAGGCGGGAGAGGACGCCGGCGCTCCCTGCGGCATAATGGCTTCTCTCCTTACCGCAGAAAACTGGCGCGCCAGGTCATGATCGCTCGCGAGGGGCGCCGCCTTGCTGTGTCGGGGTGGTTTCCCTACGGCACACATATCGGCTATAGGAAGGTCAACACGGATTGAAACACCAAGAAACAATATGGAAAAGCAACCACATAGGCTATCGGTCGCTCCGATGATGGACTGGACGGACCGGCATTGCCGGTTCTTCCACCGCCAGATGACGCGGCGCGCGATGCTTTACACCGAAATGGTGACCGCTCCGGCCATTGTCCACGGCCCGAAGCCTCGGCTGCTGGACTATTCCGGGGAGGAGCACCCGGTTGCCCTGCAACTTGGCGGGTCAGACCCGGCCGAACTGGGCCATGCGGTGCGGCTGTCGCGTCCATGGGGCTATGATGAGGTGAACCTCAACTGCGGCTGTCCGTCGGACAGGGTGCAGTCCGGTTGCTTCGGTGCCGTGCTGATGGAACGACCGGCGCTGGTGGCCGACTGCGTGCGCGCGATGATGGCAGAAACGGATGTGCCAGTCACGGTGAAATGCCGGATCGGAGTCGATGACCAAGACCCCGAAACCATCCTGCCTGAGTTCATCGAAACCATCGCCGGGGCAGGGGTCCGCCATGTCATCATCCACGCCCGCAAGGCCTGGCTGCAAGGCCTGTCCCCAAAGGAAAACCGCGAGATTCCGCCGCTGGATCATGACCTTGTGCTGCGGATGAAACAGCGGTTCCCGGAGCTTGCCATCAGCATCAACGGCGGCATCACCTCGCTGGATCAGGCGAAGGCCGTGCTGGCGGCGGGTCTTGACGGGGTAATGATCGGGCGCGCCGCCTATCACGATCCGGCCGCGACCCTGATCGGGGCAGATGCGCTTTGGGGCGATGATTTCGCGCCAGACGCTTTTGCCGTAGTAGAGGCCATGCGCCCCTACATGGCCGCGCATCTGGCAAATGGCGGCCGTCTGCACCAGATCACGCGGCATATGCTGGGCCTGTTCACCGGCCGCCCCGGCGCACGCGGATGGCGGCGGAACCTGTCCGAGGGCGCGTCGCGCGACGGGGCAGGGCTGCACACGATTGATCAGGCCCTAGACGCGGTTCTGGCCACCGCAGCCTGACCTGACCGCGACGCCCCGCAGCAGGCTTCCGTCAGGCCACCAGCGCCTGCCGCGCCGACACCAGCCGTGACAGGGCCAGCACCAACCCGCCGCAGACCGCAATTGCCCCCAGCATCGGGGTTGCCGATCCATCGAAGAATGGCCCGGCGGCGACGATCATCACGCCCCCCGCCAACATCTGCAGCGTGCCGCCCAGCGATGAGGCGAGGCCCGCAATCTCGCCATGCGCGTCCAGCGCCAT from Tabrizicola piscis harbors:
- a CDS encoding alpha/beta fold hydrolase; its protein translation is MPTFPKKIRYRSRQIGDVEVFYREAGPADAPVVLLLHGFPTASHMFRDLMPLLADRYRLIAPDLPGFGQTKAPPRGTFDYSFDSLARVIEGFTEALSLDHYALYIFDYGAPVGLRLAMRHPERVSAIISQNGNAYTDGFSDQWGPWEEYWRDASDANREACRPSLSADTIRNWQYGTGADPERLSPDGYELDIAYMARPGAEEIQLDLIRDYRTNVALYPEFQAYFRAHRPPLLATWGRHDPAFIPAGATAYKRDLPDAEVHLLDAGHFALETHADEIAARIREFLGRVLPMRHEGIETHSMSGN
- a CDS encoding RidA family protein; its protein translation is MSKRTAIFPANRHALYEAHGYSAAVRSGDLLFVAGQVGSRNDGSPEPDFAKQVDLAFQNLEAVLTAAGASFDDIIDVTTFHTDPEKQFETIMPVKNRFFPAAPHPTWTAVGVNWLAGFDFEIKVIARIPDQT
- a CDS encoding LysR family transcriptional regulator, coding for METLSNLEAFVRSAESGSFSEAARRLGLTPAAVSRNVAILERNLGVRLFYRSTRGLKLTEAGESFLGSVGDPLDRLQGAIAAVTAHGPKPAGLLKLSMAPSFGVAHVLPLLPGFLAQYPLIRAEWHLENRVVDLVAEGYDAAIGGAIELSPGSVARTLAPLHVVAVAAPDYMVGRTAPSDPAGLADLDGIAMRVLRTGRIRKWTMRNGAGREMTAALAETIVLNEPSAIREAARLGLGVALLAVAEVLSDLEDGRLIRLLPDWYADAGGISMYYSSRSLLPAKTRAFIDWIDAAFREKRLPERFSGHPARPRLGDV
- the dusA gene encoding tRNA dihydrouridine(20/20a) synthase DusA: MMDWTDRHCRFFHRQMTRRAMLYTEMVTAPAIVHGPKPRLLDYSGEEHPVALQLGGSDPAELGHAVRLSRPWGYDEVNLNCGCPSDRVQSGCFGAVLMERPALVADCVRAMMAETDVPVTVKCRIGVDDQDPETILPEFIETIAGAGVRHVIIHARKAWLQGLSPKENREIPPLDHDLVLRMKQRFPELAISINGGITSLDQAKAVLAAGLDGVMIGRAAYHDPAATLIGADALWGDDFAPDAFAVVEAMRPYMAAHLANGGRLHQITRHMLGLFTGRPGARGWRRNLSEGASRDGAGLHTIDQALDAVLATAA